One window of Quercus robur chromosome 5, dhQueRobu3.1, whole genome shotgun sequence genomic DNA carries:
- the LOC126727751 gene encoding F-box protein At5g07610-like produces MDILLESLKVEILYRLPLQSLALCKCISKHWFTLITFTLRVFAARHHNELPVTLLFQYPDKQLSKKIYIIKEKFKYGEFNTSTIGESVDVVASCKDILLCLGRVSSNNYYIVNCITMQWLKLPPVREVPGRLHVGLVCDSGYNNHDRMESWYRVVRLILDLHNNIIVEIFSSDTGEW; encoded by the coding sequence ATGGATATCCTACTAGAAAGTCTCAAAGTCGAAATTCTCTATAGACTCCCTCTTCAATCCTTGGCTCTATGCAAGTGCATCTCCAAGCACTGGTTCACTCTAATAACCTTTACGCTTAGAGTTTTTGCGGCTCGTCACCACAACGAGTTGCCAGTGACACTTCTTTTTCAGTACCCAGATAAGCAACTCagcaaaaaaatctatataatcAAGGAAAAATTCAAGTACGGTGAATTCAATACTAGTACTATCGGAGAATCTGTTGATGTAGTAGCTTCATGCAAAGACATCTTGTTGTGCCTCGGTAGAGTTTCTTCTAATAATTACTACATCGTAAACTGTATTACCATGCAGTGGCTGAAACTCCCTCCTGTTCGTGAAGTACCTGGAAGGCTCCATGTTGGGTTGGTTTGTGATTCTGGTTATAATAACCATGATAGAATGGAGAGTTGGTACAGAGTGGTACGTCTAATTCTTGATCTTCATAATAATATCATAGTGGAAATCTTCTCATCTGATACAGGTGAATGGTGA
- the LOC126725038 gene encoding telomere repeat-binding factor 4: MGNQKQKWTAEEEEALLGGVAKHGPGKWKNILKDPEFAPFLTNRSNIDLKDKWRNLSVSTAGQGSKEKSRTSKIKAITAAPLPNVQHSAPAAPLLLTAPPDTVMDDAPNSTHEGKNAPRYNAMIFEAVSTTKDTNGCDIGAIVHYIEQRQEVPQNFRRLLSSRLRRLVAQGKLEKVENCYRIRKDTSLGTKTPAPKQKDVRPRQLLSSGLMTTSESVDDAANAAAYRVADAENKAYMAAEAVKEAERISKMAEDSDSMLQLVKDIYERCSRGEIVLLA, encoded by the exons atggggaATCAGAAGCAGAAATGGACGGCGGAGGAAGAAGAAGCACTACTAGGCGGAGTAGCGAAGCACGGCCCTGGAAAATGGAAGAACATTCTCAAAGATCCTGAGTTCGCTCCTTTCCTCACTAACCGTTCCAACATTGACCTCAAG GACAAATGGCGAAACCTGAGTGTTAGCACTGCTGGACAAGGCTCTAAAGAGAAATCGAGGACCTCAAAGATAAAGGCTATAACAGCTGCTCCACTCCCCAATGTTCAACATTCTGCTCCTGCTGCTCCACTTCTTCTTACTGCACCCCCTGATACTGTCATGGATGATGCCCCTAATAGCACACATGAGGGGAAAAATGCTCCACG GTACAATGCAATGATTTTTGAAGCTGTTTCAACAACAAAAGATACAAATGGATGTGATATAGGTGCCATTGTTCACTATATTGAG CAAAGGCAGGAGGTGCCACAAAATTTTAGAAGATTATTGAGTTCAAGGTTGAGGAGGCTCGTTGCACAAGGCAAACTTGAAAAG GTCGAAAATTGCTACAGGATCAGAAAAGATACCTCGTTGGGAACAAAAACACCTGCCCCAAAACAAAAGGATGTCAGGCCACGGCAGCTGCTGAGCTCTGGGCTAATGACTACTAGTGAGAGTGTGGATGATGCAGCTAATGCTGCTGCCTATAGAGTGGCCGATGCGGAAAACAAAGCGTATATGGCTGCTGAAGCAGTTAAAGAGGCAGAAAGAATTTCGAAGATGGCAGAAGATAGCGATTCAATGCTACAGCTGGTGAAAGATATTTATGAAAGAT GTTCGCGTGGTGAAATTGTCCTCTTGGCCTAG